A single Sulfurimonas aquatica DNA region contains:
- the thrC gene encoding threonine synthase yields MNFIQTRGIDENRPQSVTFSQAILAPIASFGGLYVPETLPELGEEFLTKHLNSSYKELAKDMLSRFEIDIDTDVIDEALSLYDEFDDKSNPVPVVKVKENLYISELYHGPTRAFKDMALQPFGIVLSSIAQKRNENYLILAATSGDTGPAALETFKNRANVQVACLYPDGGTSDVQRLQMVTEDAKNLKVIGINGVFDDAQNALKHLLASDSFKAALKEKDVSLSAANSVNFGRIIFQIIYHIHSYLELVRQGATAMGEKVYLNVPSGNFGNALGGYYAWKMGLPVEKIIISSNENNVLTTLIKDGKYDLRNCEVVGTTSPAMDILKSSNVERILFDLFGYKRTRELMNDLESKNAYELTKDELSTLRECFDADFCNGDEGKKYIKETFENDGYLMDPHTATCLKSYETCSNPDIKTIAYSTAEWTKFSPVIANALTGEVDAHDIDALESISKTANLEIPAMVKGLFTKEIAQDTIIEKEDIEKEILKFL; encoded by the coding sequence ATGAACTTCATTCAGACTCGCGGTATAGACGAAAACAGACCTCAAAGTGTAACTTTTTCTCAAGCTATCTTAGCACCTATAGCTTCTTTTGGTGGTCTTTATGTCCCAGAGACTCTTCCCGAGTTAGGTGAAGAGTTTTTAACTAAACATTTAAACTCATCTTATAAAGAACTTGCAAAAGATATGCTCTCTCGTTTTGAGATAGATATTGATACAGATGTTATAGATGAAGCATTAAGCCTTTATGATGAGTTTGACGATAAGAGTAATCCTGTTCCAGTTGTTAAAGTGAAAGAGAACCTTTATATAAGTGAACTTTATCACGGTCCAACTCGTGCGTTTAAAGATATGGCGCTTCAGCCTTTTGGGATTGTTCTCTCTTCTATCGCTCAAAAACGCAACGAAAATTATCTTATATTGGCAGCTACTAGTGGAGATACTGGTCCCGCTGCGTTAGAAACATTTAAAAACCGTGCTAATGTCCAAGTTGCTTGCCTTTATCCTGATGGTGGAACAAGTGATGTTCAGCGTTTACAAATGGTAACAGAGGATGCGAAAAACTTAAAAGTTATAGGTATTAACGGTGTTTTTGATGATGCTCAAAATGCACTTAAACATCTGCTTGCATCAGATAGTTTTAAAGCAGCACTCAAAGAAAAAGATGTTTCTCTCTCAGCTGCTAACTCTGTAAACTTCGGTCGTATTATATTTCAAATAATCTATCATATTCACAGTTACCTTGAGCTTGTTCGTCAAGGCGCGACTGCTATGGGTGAAAAAGTTTACTTAAATGTTCCAAGTGGAAACTTCGGAAACGCGCTTGGTGGTTACTATGCTTGGAAAATGGGTCTTCCAGTTGAAAAAATTATAATCTCTTCAAATGAGAATAATGTTTTAACGACTCTTATTAAAGATGGAAAATATGACTTAAGAAATTGTGAAGTCGTTGGTACAACATCTCCGGCAATGGATATCTTAAAATCATCAAATGTAGAGAGAATTCTTTTTGATCTTTTTGGTTATAAGAGAACAAGAGAGTTGATGAATGACTTAGAGTCTAAAAACGCTTATGAGCTTACCAAAGATGAACTCTCAACTCTTCGTGAATGTTTTGACGCTGATTTTTGTAATGGAGACGAGGGTAAAAAATATATTAAAGAGACATTTGAAAATGATGGCTACTTAATGGATCCTCATACTGCTACATGTTTAAAATCATATGAGACTTGCTCAAATCCAGATATTAAAACTATTGCTTACTCTACTGCTGAGTGGACGAAGTTTTCACCTGTTATAGCAAACGCACTGACGGGTGAAGTTGACGCTCACGACATAGACGCGTTAGAGTCTATCTCTAAAACCGCTAATCTTGAAATACCAGCTATGGTAAAAGGTCTCTTCACAAAAGAGATAGCACAAGATACGATTATAGAAAAAGAAGATATTGAAAAAGAGATATTGAAGTTTTTATAA
- a CDS encoding murein hydrolase activator EnvC family protein — MMHLVVILFLLFTFSAAKEDTDKKIKKTASKLSSYSKNYSRINKKMSKTAKAILKQKRQLKKQNKYLKKLKEELALKEKTYKTNTSQLSDMKKSQSKLKTQQAKIEEDLVFVIAKSVSLSIILEENYTENENSLIEVEILKNMLEESKNKAEKLSDTFFSNSKNIDSLNEKTSYLEVAIANIDAKRKKLLKTQSENKKALKKLEKDKESYKKELKVLLSRQNTLKSTLAKLNIVKIDEINKAKEEAERKKAFEAKKIEEVPEEILPKVKKHGNSYQAVKTKKYRGVKTIAPLDEYTITKGYGTYTDPIYGIKIFNESISLKPKISDAKVKTVFNGKVIYADKTAVLNNIVIVEHNNGLHTIYANLSQISPNIKNGIKIKKGFTIGRVADELVFEVTQKSYHINPIRLFK; from the coding sequence ATGATGCATTTAGTTGTTATACTTTTTTTACTTTTTACTTTTTCAGCTGCCAAAGAAGATACAGATAAAAAAATAAAAAAAACTGCATCTAAGCTTAGCTCTTATAGTAAAAACTACTCTCGTATAAACAAGAAAATGTCAAAGACTGCTAAGGCAATTTTAAAACAAAAACGTCAACTAAAAAAACAAAATAAGTATTTAAAAAAGTTAAAAGAAGAACTAGCACTAAAAGAGAAAACTTATAAAACTAATACTTCACAGCTCTCTGATATGAAAAAATCTCAGTCAAAATTAAAAACACAGCAAGCGAAGATAGAAGAAGATCTTGTATTTGTAATTGCAAAAAGTGTTTCACTTTCTATTATATTGGAAGAGAATTATACTGAAAACGAAAACTCTTTGATTGAGGTTGAAATACTTAAAAATATGCTTGAAGAGTCAAAAAATAAGGCTGAAAAATTAAGTGATACATTTTTTAGTAATTCTAAAAATATAGATTCGCTTAATGAAAAAACTAGCTATTTAGAAGTTGCAATAGCAAATATAGACGCTAAAAGAAAGAAATTACTTAAGACACAGAGTGAAAATAAAAAGGCGTTAAAAAAGCTTGAAAAAGATAAAGAGTCTTATAAAAAAGAGTTAAAAGTACTACTTAGTAGACAAAATACTCTTAAGAGTACGCTGGCAAAACTCAATATTGTTAAAATAGATGAGATTAATAAAGCCAAAGAAGAAGCAGAAAGAAAAAAAGCATTTGAGGCTAAAAAGATAGAAGAAGTCCCAGAGGAAATACTTCCAAAAGTTAAAAAACATGGTAATAGCTATCAAGCCGTTAAAACTAAAAAATACAGAGGTGTAAAAACTATAGCACCATTGGATGAGTATACGATAACCAAAGGATATGGCACTTATACAGATCCAATTTATGGTATCAAAATATTTAATGAGTCAATATCCCTGAAACCAAAGATATCTGATGCAAAAGTAAAAACAGTCTTTAATGGTAAGGTGATATATGCAGATAAAACTGCAGTACTCAACAATATAGTTATTGTCGAACATAACAATGGTCTTCATACTATCTATGCAAATCTCTCTCAAATCTCTCCAAATATAAAAAATGGAATTAAGATAAAAAAAGGTTTTACAATAGGAAGAGTGGCGGATGAGCTTGTTTTTGAAGTAACGCAGAAGTCTTACCACATAAATCCTATACGGCTTTTTAAGTAG
- a CDS encoding cell division protein FtsX produces the protein MKSLKNHLSLVIALLSILFSLQTFIIVDRSITAYKENLANNYSLVVVSQKNLDKATLTAQNSLISDLTMLSPDSVIKKLNTGIAEKNIELLKLSLPKFYKLKLSYYPSPDEINSLTKELQRNKSIIKVETFSRSHDTTYKLLLLFKTVITVFAFLVGVVTVLLISKELKIWQFKHNERMSIMALFGAPTWLRSAVLFRLAIVDAFIATAFSFALFTYISTNDWVKEQFTNIGIEIIVFDPVTDLIIMLGIAMILSTILASFIVLSHKEEV, from the coding sequence ATGAAGTCACTTAAGAACCATCTCTCCCTAGTTATAGCACTGTTGAGTATACTGTTTTCTTTACAAACTTTTATAATAGTAGATAGGTCTATAACTGCGTATAAAGAAAATCTTGCGAATAACTACTCCCTAGTAGTTGTAAGTCAAAAAAATTTAGATAAAGCTACCTTAACTGCCCAAAACAGTCTAATATCCGACCTTACAATGTTGAGTCCCGATAGTGTTATAAAAAAGTTAAACACAGGAATAGCAGAAAAAAATATAGAACTTTTAAAACTCTCACTTCCTAAGTTTTACAAGTTGAAACTTTCATACTATCCAAGCCCTGATGAGATAAATAGTCTCACTAAAGAGCTCCAACGTAATAAATCCATCATTAAAGTTGAGACATTTTCTAGAAGTCATGACACTACATACAAATTACTACTGCTTTTCAAAACAGTAATTACAGTATTTGCATTTTTAGTTGGAGTTGTAACAGTTTTACTTATCTCTAAAGAGCTAAAAATTTGGCAGTTCAAACATAATGAACGCATGAGTATTATGGCCCTATTTGGTGCTCCTACTTGGCTGCGTTCAGCTGTACTCTTTAGACTGGCAATAGTTGATGCTTTTATAGCTACTGCTTTTTCATTTGCTCTTTTCACATACATTTCAACTAACGATTGGGTCAAAGAGCAGTTTACTAATATTGGTATAGAAATTATTGTATTTGATCCAGTGACGGATTTAATTATTATGTTAGGTATTGCTATGATTTTATCAACTATATTAGCGAGTTTTATTGTTTTGAGTCATAAAGAAGAGGTATGA
- a CDS encoding cell division ATP-binding protein FtsE: MDKVIIADNLSLSYSKEETIINKVSFSINSGSFVFITGASGSGKSTLLKSLYGALKPVEGSLVVAGVELKGVTKSKLNLLRKHTGIVFQDYKLVKEWTIEKNIMLPLIISGYDKSVTQNQVDSLLKHVRLKHQAGKYPKELSGGEQQRVAMARALSHNPVLILADEPTGNLDDYSSQLIWNLLEGANEQLKSTVIVVTHHIPETMKVDYQHFHIEYGRINEVT; the protein is encoded by the coding sequence ATGGATAAAGTAATTATTGCTGATAATTTATCACTCTCTTACTCAAAAGAGGAGACCATTATCAACAAAGTAAGTTTCTCTATTAACTCTGGAAGTTTTGTTTTTATTACAGGTGCTAGTGGTAGTGGGAAGTCTACTCTTTTAAAATCTCTTTATGGAGCACTAAAACCCGTAGAGGGAAGTTTAGTCGTTGCTGGTGTTGAACTAAAAGGCGTTACTAAGTCTAAACTCAATCTTTTGCGTAAACATACGGGAATAGTTTTTCAAGATTATAAACTTGTAAAAGAGTGGACAATTGAGAAAAACATAATGCTTCCTCTCATTATCAGCGGGTATGATAAAAGTGTCACACAAAATCAAGTAGACTCACTCTTAAAGCATGTAAGACTAAAGCATCAAGCAGGTAAGTACCCAAAAGAGTTAAGTGGTGGAGAGCAGCAACGCGTAGCAATGGCTAGAGCACTTTCTCATAATCCAGTTCTCATACTTGCAGATGAGCCTACCGGAAATCTAGATGATTACTCTTCACAACTTATTTGGAATCTTCTTGAAGGTGCAAATGAGCAACTAAAGTCTACTGTTATCGTTGTAACCCACCATATACCAGAGACTATGAAAGTTGATTATCAGCATTTTCATATAGAGTATGGGAGAATAAATGAAGTCACTTAA
- the trmB gene encoding tRNA (guanosine(46)-N7)-methyltransferase TrmB, producing MPHLHIEKFNEISFPSEHNGVSFNFIATNVNNDKEKLIAVSFEEEDFFLLVKEEENRNLLKTDKLTRPASIHNVHRALSAYANLAELNVLASNVLSGQKNIHLEEVTALKKIEYFANDFPTGREVRIEVGFGSGRHLLHQAANNKDILFIGIEIHRPSIEQVLKQVSIQNLDNLLVLDYDARLFMELVPSNLVGKVYVHFPVPWDKKPHRRVISTSFIEECRRALKVDGQLELRTDSENYYAYSYETFIAFNKTVLHINKNKDIAIVSKYEDRWRKMEKNIYDVTMINEEDSEALYIEGNFEFSKGKSSFEEILKLHKTTNRFEGGFIHFERAFKMDDGIMLRLSMGSYDRPEHLYLIIKENSVSYYPELPLKSKSNLEAHKILDGILNG from the coding sequence ATGCCTCATTTACACATTGAAAAATTTAATGAGATTAGTTTTCCATCCGAGCATAATGGGGTCTCTTTTAACTTTATTGCAACAAATGTAAATAATGATAAAGAGAAACTAATAGCTGTAAGTTTTGAAGAGGAAGATTTTTTTCTTTTAGTTAAAGAGGAGGAGAATAGAAACCTACTCAAGACAGATAAATTGACTCGTCCAGCCTCAATACATAATGTTCATCGTGCACTTAGCGCTTATGCAAACTTAGCTGAGTTAAATGTTTTAGCTTCGAATGTTTTAAGTGGCCAAAAAAACATACATTTAGAAGAGGTGACCGCTCTAAAAAAAATAGAGTATTTTGCAAATGATTTTCCTACTGGTAGAGAAGTTCGTATAGAAGTTGGATTTGGTTCCGGTCGTCATCTACTGCATCAAGCTGCTAATAATAAAGATATACTTTTTATTGGGATTGAGATTCATCGTCCTTCTATTGAGCAAGTTTTAAAGCAAGTTAGTATTCAGAACTTAGATAATCTCCTAGTTTTAGATTATGATGCTAGGCTTTTTATGGAACTAGTACCTTCTAATCTTGTAGGAAAAGTTTATGTGCACTTTCCAGTTCCTTGGGATAAAAAGCCACATAGAAGAGTGATATCGACTTCTTTTATAGAAGAGTGCAGACGTGCTTTAAAAGTAGATGGACAGTTAGAACTTCGTACAGACAGTGAAAACTATTATGCTTACTCCTATGAGACTTTTATAGCATTTAACAAAACGGTTTTACATATTAATAAAAACAAAGATATTGCCATAGTCTCAAAGTATGAAGATAGATGGCGTAAAATGGAAAAAAATATTTATGATGTGACTATGATAAATGAAGAAGATTCAGAGGCACTTTATATTGAAGGAAATTTTGAGTTTTCTAAAGGAAAATCTTCGTTCGAAGAGATATTAAAACTTCATAAAACTACAAATAGATTTGAAGGTGGTTTTATACATTTTGAGAGAGCTTTTAAAATGGATGATGGTATTATGCTGCGTTTATCTATGGGTAGCTATGATAGACCTGAACATCTTTATTTGATTATTAAAGAAAACAGTGTATCTTACTATCCTGAATTACCTTTAAAGTCAAAAAGTAATCTTGAAGCACATAAAATTTTAGATGGAATTTTAAATGGATAA